The following are encoded in a window of Mycoplasmopsis bovis PG45 genomic DNA:
- the trmFO gene encoding methylenetetrahydrofolate--tRNA-(uracil(54)-C(5))-methyltransferase (FADH(2)-oxidizing) TrmFO: protein MKKIRVIGAGISGSEVCYQLLKRNYLVELFEVKSIKKNAIQTNDLFANLAYSDSFHSNEITSAKGVLKQEMRLLDSFIIKVADYASVATEPLLVDRNKFQEYITNYLKSHKNLKIIEKEYIEIDDSIPTIIATGPLSSPALEKEIKKLVGESNFNYFDQVQPIIFKSTINWDYVQKSNNDDKLFYCFLNKAEFEHLYSLIINAEIFISPLPNEIALVHNHGFSSIETIAYKGKKELKNLLSTDELIESNDFYAVISLKQDEYNENLLRIVNFQTNIKIPWQNEIIKSIPALRNSSILRYGVMHKNDYINSANVLDDNFSLKSKPNIFFVGQLTGTDGYLEASASAIICAINVDRYLMNLPKAIPNNKTVIGSLCNYVLKANKADFQPMEANWGLVEDIHLVPYNNEGKKKLSDRALFEIKEFIKQNL from the coding sequence ATGAAAAAAATAAGAGTTATTGGGGCAGGAATTTCTGGCTCCGAAGTGTGTTATCAATTACTTAAACGTAATTATTTAGTTGAGCTATTTGAAGTAAAATCAATAAAAAAGAATGCTATTCAAACTAATGATTTATTTGCTAATCTAGCCTACTCTGACTCTTTTCACTCTAATGAAATAACTAGTGCCAAAGGGGTGCTAAAACAAGAAATGAGACTACTAGATTCATTTATAATCAAAGTTGCAGATTACGCTAGTGTTGCTACTGAACCATTATTAGTTGATAGGAATAAATTCCAAGAATATATTACTAATTATTTAAAGAGTCATAAAAACCTTAAAATAATAGAAAAAGAATATATAGAAATTGATGATTCAATTCCTACTATTATTGCAACAGGGCCGCTAAGTAGCCCTGCTTTAGAAAAAGAAATTAAAAAATTAGTTGGCGAATCTAACTTTAATTACTTTGATCAAGTTCAACCTATAATTTTTAAAAGCACTATAAATTGGGATTATGTACAAAAGAGCAATAATGATGATAAGTTATTTTATTGTTTCTTAAACAAAGCTGAATTTGAACATTTATATAGCCTAATCATTAATGCTGAGATCTTTATTTCACCTTTGCCTAATGAAATTGCATTAGTGCATAATCATGGCTTTAGTTCAATTGAAACTATTGCATATAAAGGCAAAAAAGAGCTAAAAAATCTTCTTTCAACAGATGAATTAATTGAAAGTAATGATTTTTATGCGGTAATTTCACTAAAACAAGATGAGTATAATGAAAATTTACTAAGGATTGTAAATTTTCAAACAAACATAAAAATTCCTTGGCAAAATGAAATTATAAAATCTATACCAGCACTAAGGAATTCATCAATATTAAGATATGGAGTCATGCATAAAAATGACTATATAAATTCTGCAAATGTATTAGATGATAATTTTAGTCTAAAATCTAAACCAAACATATTTTTTGTTGGCCAACTTACTGGGACTGATGGATATTTAGAAGCTAGTGCTAGTGCTATCATATGTGCCATTAATGTTGATAGATACTTAATGAATTTACCTAAGGCAATTCCTAATAACAAAACTGTTATTGGTAGTTTATGCAATTATGTATTAAAAGCCAATAAAGCAGATTTCCAACCTATG
- a CDS encoding TIGR04554 family membrane protein has product MSKSLGSSVLSGSSISTVAGNGMTALGAVGLVLALLSVILLTVVVLKFKDKFSNKVNIAFPAAGYLLGLLGIILAAVAISKNVNPGLGDLASDPVVVIKGTAASGLVFGVLSAVVTIVAFIKFKKQQ; this is encoded by the coding sequence ATGTCAAAATCATTAGGTTCTTCAGTTTTAAGTGGAAGTAGCATTTCAACTGTTGCAGGCAACGGTATGACAGCTTTAGGTGCTGTAGGTTTAGTATTAGCATTACTAAGTGTTATCTTATTAACAGTTGTAGTATTAAAGTTCAAAGACAAATTTTCTAATAAGGTGAATATTGCATTTCCTGCAGCAGGATACTTACTTGGTTTACTAGGAATAATACTAGCAGCAGTTGCTATTAGCAAAAACGTAAATCCAGGCTTAGGCGATCTAGCTAGCGACCCAGTAGTTGTGATTAAAGGAACAGCAGCTTCAGGATTAGTGTTTGGCGTTTTATCCGCAGTAGTAACAATTGTTGCATTTATTAAATTCAAAAAACAACAATAG
- a CDS encoding 2-hydroxyacid dehydrogenase: MNVIFFGIKEVEFPIFEKVKEKYKDLKLTAVTEVISKERIHLVDGMDCVVVRENDVVNREILELLKAKGINYVFTRTAGFDHMDLAAGHELGIKMARVPSYSPTAIAELAFSYAHQLSRRSLHFGYKAHKKDFTVDDFGFAKELRSSTVLIMGTGKIGYESAKMFKSFGAKVLGYDLMPNKALSDVIEYVSLDEGLKQADIVTLHMPYIKGQNDKLVNAELLSKMKDGAILVNTSRGQIQDEKAILDAVKSGKLAGAAIDVFNNEKEYLFKTFDKIDDPVIAELLDLWPRVIMSPHIGWYTQEAATNMLEISLDNLKEYVETGDCKNKL; encoded by the coding sequence ATGAACGTTATATTTTTTGGCATTAAAGAAGTAGAATTTCCTATTTTTGAAAAAGTCAAAGAAAAATATAAAGACTTAAAACTTACAGCTGTTACTGAAGTTATTTCTAAAGAACGTATACACTTAGTTGATGGTATGGACTGTGTTGTTGTTAGAGAAAATGATGTTGTAAATCGTGAAATTTTAGAATTGCTTAAAGCAAAAGGAATCAACTATGTATTCACTAGAACAGCAGGCTTTGACCACATGGACTTAGCTGCAGGTCATGAATTAGGAATTAAAATGGCTCGTGTGCCATCATACTCACCAACAGCTATAGCTGAATTAGCATTCTCATATGCACACCAATTATCAAGAAGATCACTACACTTTGGCTACAAAGCACACAAAAAAGACTTTACAGTAGATGACTTTGGTTTTGCAAAAGAATTAAGATCAAGTACAGTACTTATTATGGGTACAGGTAAAATTGGTTATGAATCAGCTAAAATGTTTAAGAGCTTTGGTGCCAAAGTATTAGGTTATGACCTTATGCCTAATAAAGCATTATCAGATGTTATTGAATATGTTTCACTTGATGAGGGACTAAAACAAGCTGACATCGTGACCTTGCATATGCCATATATCAAGGGGCAAAATGACAAATTAGTTAATGCTGAACTGCTAAGCAAAATGAAAGATGGTGCTATCTTAGTTAATACTTCTAGAGGCCAAATTCAAGATGAAAAAGCAATTTTAGATGCAGTTAAGAGTGGCAAACTTGCTGGTGCTGCTATTGATGTTTTCAACAACGAAAAAGAATACTTATTTAAAACTTTTGACAAAATCGATGACCCTGTTATTGCTGAATTACTAGACCTATGACCACGTGTTATTATGTCTCCACATATTGGTTGATATACACAAGAAGCTGCAACAAATATGCTTGAAATTTCATTAGATAACTTAAAAGAATACGTTGAAACTGGTGATTGCAAAAACAAACTATAA
- a CDS encoding alpha/beta fold hydrolase: MSKSEIIYDYSYYFKDNNSEQNIIFCHGFNSKYPALEFFSSQHQKFNYYALQFPGSNLTKPVKNHKISVIYYAKLLIEFITKNNIKNITLIGKSMGAATAVLAYKTKPELFKRLILITPINKTQLNLEVWKDKKYLPSNFEEYLNNFIPLIYYNWESLQNDSNWVSAAKLKFNTNYYNNEWVKTLDKELTSNKIHNEIEQAYLLVKIPTLIVLADSDKLIDCEMSKIYFNKIIPNAKIEVIKDSAHMVYKEKSYLLNNIIEKFINE; the protein is encoded by the coding sequence ATGTCTAAATCGGAAATTATTTATGACTATTCATATTACTTTAAAGACAATAATAGTGAGCAAAATATCATTTTTTGCCATGGTTTTAATTCAAAATATCCAGCACTAGAGTTCTTTTCTAGCCAGCATCAAAAATTTAATTATTATGCTCTGCAATTCCCAGGTTCTAACTTAACTAAGCCTGTTAAAAATCATAAAATTTCAGTGATTTATTATGCTAAATTATTGATAGAATTTATTACCAAAAATAATATTAAAAATATTACTCTTATAGGTAAATCAATGGGAGCGGCAACTGCTGTATTAGCCTATAAAACAAAGCCAGAGTTATTTAAAAGATTAATTTTAATAACACCAATCAATAAAACACAATTAAATTTAGAAGTATGAAAAGATAAAAAATATCTGCCTTCAAATTTTGAAGAATATCTAAATAACTTTATCCCTTTAATTTACTATAACTGAGAATCGTTACAAAACGATAGTAACTGAGTCTCTGCGGCTAAGTTAAAATTTAATACAAATTATTACAATAATGAGTGGGTTAAAACTCTCGACAAGGAATTAACAAGTAATAAAATTCACAATGAAATAGAGCAAGCATACTTGTTGGTAAAAATTCCGACTTTAATAGTCTTAGCTGATAGTGACAAGCTTATAGATTGTGAAATGAGTAAAATTTATTTTAATAAAATAATCCCCAATGCCAAAATAGAAGTAATAAAAGATTCTGCGCATATGGTGTATAAAGAAAAAAGTTATTTACTTAATAACATAATTGAAAAATTTATAAATGAATAA